The following proteins are co-located in the Diaphorobacter sp. HDW4B genome:
- a CDS encoding acyl-CoA dehydrogenase family protein, with translation MSSNSSLGSLSLTRIPAADEALRSEVRAFLAEATRDMPAHIRARSWGGYNGEFSHKLGAKGWLGVTLPKEYGGGGRSAFTRYVLVEEFLNFGAPVGSHWIADRQSAPLILKYGTEAQKQFYIPKVCKGEAFFCIGMSEPNSGSDLASVRTKAVPNEKGFLLNGQKIWTTNAHHCQYMIALVRTSGTSEDRHKGLSQVIVDLSLPGVTVRPIQDLSGDSHFCEVFFENVQLGSDALIGAEGQGWEQVTAELAFERSGPERLFSSIVLFDQWLDYVRTPQGRSPSAQQLAGRVLTELAPLRAMSVSVQEKLTRGESPIVEAALVKELGTTLEQFIPAAIAEDLFSRDAEDVPVELLMTLKYVTEASPSFSLRGGTRDILRGMIARGLGLR, from the coding sequence ATGAGCAGCAACAGCAGTCTGGGTTCATTGAGCCTCACGCGCATTCCCGCCGCCGACGAGGCGCTGCGCAGCGAAGTGCGCGCCTTCCTCGCCGAAGCCACGCGTGACATGCCCGCGCATATCCGCGCGCGTTCCTGGGGCGGCTACAACGGCGAATTCAGCCACAAGCTCGGTGCCAAGGGCTGGCTGGGCGTCACGCTGCCCAAGGAATACGGCGGCGGTGGGCGCAGCGCCTTCACGCGCTATGTGCTGGTCGAGGAATTTCTCAACTTCGGCGCGCCCGTGGGCTCGCACTGGATTGCCGATCGCCAGAGCGCGCCGCTGATCCTGAAATACGGCACCGAAGCGCAAAAGCAGTTCTACATCCCCAAGGTCTGCAAGGGCGAGGCGTTCTTCTGCATCGGCATGAGCGAGCCCAATTCCGGCTCGGACCTCGCCAGCGTGCGCACCAAGGCCGTTCCGAATGAGAAAGGTTTTCTGCTCAACGGCCAGAAGATCTGGACCACCAACGCACACCACTGCCAATACATGATTGCGCTGGTGCGCACCTCGGGCACGAGCGAAGACCGCCACAAGGGCCTGTCGCAGGTGATCGTCGATCTGTCGCTGCCGGGCGTGACCGTGCGGCCGATTCAGGACTTGTCCGGCGACAGCCATTTCTGCGAAGTGTTCTTCGAGAACGTGCAGCTCGGCTCCGATGCGCTGATCGGCGCGGAAGGTCAGGGCTGGGAGCAGGTCACCGCCGAACTCGCGTTCGAGCGCAGCGGACCGGAGCGCCTGTTCTCGTCCATCGTGCTGTTCGATCAGTGGCTCGATTACGTGCGCACGCCGCAAGGCCGCTCGCCATCGGCACAGCAACTCGCGGGTCGCGTGTTGACGGAATTGGCACCGCTGCGCGCCATGTCGGTGTCGGTGCAGGAAAAGCTCACCCGCGGCGAAAGTCCCATCGTGGAAGCCGCGCTGGTCAAGGAACTGGGCACGACGCTGGAGCAATTCATCCCCGCCGCCATCGCCGAAGACCTGTTCTCGCGCGACGCGGAAGACGTGCCGGTGGAGCTGCTGATGACGCTGAAATACGTGACCGAGGCCTCGCCCTCGTTCTCGCTGCGCGGCGGCACGCGCGACATCCTGCGCGGCATGATCGCGCGTGGTCTGGGTCTGCGTTGA
- a CDS encoding acyl-CoA dehydrogenase family protein, producing the protein MSNTDNDLFADAARQVLADQCTPNVVRAIEEHGNAAPETAALWAQLEATGLADAMLPEEQGGASLGLGAVFGVLEQCGAHALPLPLADTMLARAMLAAANVDKPEGRIVLARGVRVGDNVNAALVRNARVAQSVLLEVDGECRLLNLNGAQLTPQALALDAGVQWTAAQWQAAPVVPSTTDLRTAQAAVVAAQMAGALKSVFDRTLQYANERQQFGRPIGKFQAIQHQLAVMSEHVFAARMAAQLGCSGDGTTPDRLRVATAKARCSQAALAVSETAHAIHGAIGFTEEYDLQLFTRRLHAWRQTAGSESYWHNVAGEALLNANGMTLDVIRNITDVETA; encoded by the coding sequence ATGAGCAATACGGACAACGATCTGTTCGCCGACGCAGCACGCCAGGTGCTCGCCGACCAATGCACGCCCAACGTCGTGCGTGCCATCGAAGAACACGGCAACGCCGCGCCCGAAACCGCCGCGCTGTGGGCCCAACTCGAAGCCACCGGCCTCGCGGACGCCATGCTGCCCGAAGAGCAGGGCGGCGCAAGCCTCGGCCTCGGCGCGGTCTTCGGCGTGCTGGAGCAATGCGGCGCACACGCGCTGCCCCTGCCGCTGGCCGACACCATGCTGGCGCGCGCCATGCTCGCCGCTGCCAACGTGGACAAGCCCGAAGGCCGCATCGTGCTGGCGCGCGGCGTGCGTGTGGGCGACAACGTCAACGCCGCCCTCGTGCGCAACGCCCGCGTCGCGCAATCCGTGCTGCTCGAAGTCGATGGCGAATGCCGTCTGTTGAACCTGAACGGCGCGCAACTGACGCCACAAGCCTTGGCACTGGACGCAGGCGTGCAATGGACCGCCGCGCAATGGCAGGCAGCACCCGTCGTGCCATCGACCACCGACCTGCGCACCGCGCAGGCCGCAGTCGTCGCCGCGCAAATGGCAGGCGCTTTGAAATCCGTCTTCGACCGCACGCTGCAATACGCCAACGAGCGCCAACAGTTTGGCCGCCCCATCGGCAAGTTCCAGGCCATCCAGCACCAACTCGCCGTGATGAGCGAACATGTCTTCGCCGCCCGCATGGCCGCCCAACTCGGCTGCAGCGGCGACGGCACCACGCCCGACCGCCTACGCGTCGCCACCGCCAAGGCCCGCTGCAGCCAAGCCGCGCTGGCAGTGTCGGAAACCGCACACGCCATCCACGGCGCCATCGGCTTCACGGAAGAATATGACCTGCAACTCTTCACCCGCCGCTTGCACGCATGGAGGCAGACCGCAGGCAGCGAAAGCTACTGGCACAACGTGGCAGGTGAAGCACTGCTCAACGCCAACGGCATGACACTCGACGTGATCCGCAACATCACTGACGTGGAGACAGCATAA
- a CDS encoding crotonase/enoyl-CoA hydratase family protein, with amino-acid sequence MPFLQTTQDGAILTVTMNQPETRNALTGNTAVDEFEKLCDDVRRDPSVKVIILTGAGPIFSSGGNVKDMKRFFDDALTPDMIREEYRQGIQRIPNAMYQLDVPVICAVNGPAIGAGLDLTCMCDIRIAADNATFAESFVRVGIVPGDGGAWLLPRAVGLAKASEMAFTGEAINAQEALACGLVSRVVPADQLLAEANKLAAKIAANPGAVMRMTKRLLREGQLASLASLLEMSAGFQAIAHKTDDHREAVTAFIEKRAPKFQ; translated from the coding sequence ATGCCATTCCTGCAGACAACACAAGACGGCGCCATCCTCACCGTCACCATGAACCAACCCGAAACCCGCAACGCCCTCACCGGCAACACCGCGGTGGACGAGTTCGAAAAACTCTGCGACGACGTGCGCCGCGACCCGAGCGTGAAGGTCATCATCCTGACCGGCGCGGGCCCGATCTTCAGCTCCGGCGGCAACGTCAAGGACATGAAACGCTTCTTCGACGACGCGCTCACGCCTGACATGATCCGCGAGGAGTACCGCCAGGGCATCCAGCGCATTCCCAACGCCATGTACCAGCTCGACGTGCCGGTGATCTGCGCGGTCAACGGCCCGGCCATCGGCGCGGGGCTGGACCTGACCTGCATGTGCGACATCCGCATCGCCGCCGACAACGCCACCTTCGCCGAGAGCTTTGTGCGCGTGGGCATCGTCCCCGGCGACGGTGGTGCCTGGCTGCTGCCGCGCGCGGTGGGCTTGGCCAAGGCGTCCGAAATGGCGTTCACCGGCGAGGCGATCAACGCGCAGGAAGCGCTGGCCTGCGGTCTGGTCTCGCGCGTCGTGCCTGCCGATCAACTGCTGGCCGAAGCAAACAAGCTCGCCGCCAAGATCGCCGCCAACCCCGGCGCGGTCATGCGCATGACCAAGCGCCTGCTGCGCGAAGGCCAGTTGGCGTCGCTGGCCTCGCTGCTCGAAATGTCGGCAGGCTTTCAGGCGATTGCGCACAAAACGGACGATCACCGTGAAGCCGTCACGGCTTTTATCGAGAAGCGTGCGCCGAAATTCCAGTGA
- a CDS encoding CaiB/BaiF CoA-transferase family protein, with the protein MSTNSSNHGALKHVKVLDLSRVLAGPWAAQTLGDLGAEIIKIERPDIGDDTRAWGPPFVQDKDGQRTRESAYYMCANRNKQSVAVDITQPEGPQIVRDLAAQCDVLVENFKTGGLAQYGLDYETLSALNPRLVYCSITGFGHSGPYAHRAGYDFLIQGMGGLMSITGKPDGEPGGGPVKVGVALTDILTGLYASTAILAALQAREHTGRGQHIDLALLDVQVACLANQGMNYLYSGNLPQRMGNAHPNTVPYQDFPTADGHMILAIGNDGQFARFCNAAGVAEWAQDARFQTNSARLANRVELIERIRQITVSQTTKDWVALLEQHAVPCGPINTVRDVFDDPQVRARGMQLSMEHAKAGDVPIVASPIRLSDTPVSYRTSPPELGAHTDDVLARHLQMTEAQITALKDKGVLA; encoded by the coding sequence ATGAGCACGAACAGCAGCAACCACGGTGCCTTGAAACACGTGAAGGTGCTCGATCTGTCGCGCGTTCTGGCAGGCCCCTGGGCTGCGCAGACGCTCGGCGATCTGGGCGCGGAAATCATCAAGATCGAGCGCCCCGACATCGGCGACGACACCCGCGCCTGGGGCCCGCCGTTCGTGCAGGACAAGGACGGTCAGCGCACGCGCGAGTCGGCCTATTACATGTGCGCCAACCGCAACAAGCAGTCGGTCGCGGTGGACATCACCCAGCCCGAAGGTCCGCAGATCGTGCGCGATCTGGCGGCGCAGTGCGATGTGCTGGTCGAGAATTTCAAGACCGGCGGCCTCGCGCAGTACGGGCTCGACTACGAGACGCTGTCGGCGCTCAACCCGCGTCTGGTCTACTGCTCGATCACCGGCTTCGGCCACAGCGGGCCCTACGCGCATCGCGCGGGCTACGACTTTCTGATCCAAGGCATGGGCGGGCTCATGAGCATCACAGGCAAGCCCGATGGCGAGCCCGGCGGCGGCCCGGTGAAGGTGGGCGTGGCGCTCACCGACATCCTCACGGGGCTGTATGCGAGCACGGCGATTCTCGCGGCGCTGCAGGCGCGCGAGCACACCGGGCGCGGCCAGCACATCGATCTGGCGCTGCTCGACGTGCAGGTGGCCTGCCTTGCCAATCAGGGCATGAACTATCTCTACAGCGGCAACCTGCCGCAGCGCATGGGCAATGCGCACCCGAACACCGTGCCGTATCAGGACTTTCCGACGGCCGACGGTCACATGATTCTCGCGATTGGCAACGATGGCCAGTTCGCGCGTTTCTGCAACGCAGCGGGCGTTGCCGAATGGGCGCAGGACGCGCGCTTTCAGACCAACTCTGCGCGGTTGGCCAACCGGGTGGAGCTGATCGAGCGCATCCGCCAGATCACCGTGAGCCAGACCACCAAGGATTGGGTCGCGCTGCTGGAGCAGCACGCCGTGCCCTGCGGCCCGATCAACACCGTGCGCGACGTGTTCGACGATCCGCAGGTGCGCGCACGCGGCATGCAACTGTCCATGGAACACGCGAAGGCGGGCGACGTGCCCATCGTCGCGAGTCCCATCCGTCTGTCGGACACGCCGGTCAGCTACCGCACCTCGCCCCCCGAGCTGGGCGCGCACACCGACGACGTGCTCGCGCGCCATCTCCAGATGACCGAAGCACAGATCACCGCACTGAAAGACAAGGGAGTTCTCGCATGA
- a CDS encoding DUF6139 family protein, translating into MLVDVFRRAEANGKFSHLVVPQGEPIPQEATDWEWHDEARGIVLNEDLASWPEYGIENPGEQLDKKRYAITSVKEMTR; encoded by the coding sequence ATGCTCGTAGATGTTTTCCGCCGCGCCGAAGCCAACGGCAAGTTCTCCCATCTCGTCGTGCCACAGGGCGAACCGATTCCGCAGGAAGCAACCGACTGGGAATGGCATGACGAAGCGCGTGGCATCGTGCTCAACGAAGACTTGGCAAGCTGGCCCGAATACGGCATCGAGAACCCCGGCGAGCAACTCGACAAGAAGCGTTACGCGATCACCAGCGTGAAGGAAATGACGCGCTGA
- a CDS encoding LysR family transcriptional regulator, producing MNLRQLRQFVTLAETGNFHRAAEQLHMAQPPLSVSIRKLEEELGSPLFERTSSGVLLTAAGEAMLCDARTTLLHAERCRHAVQDTRSGDGGLVRLGIIGSATYALLPELIPSLRARYPKIELELSEATSSEILEGLVTRRFDAGLLRYPVLNPSGFEILPLDRDDFVLAVSEKSPLAERDAIALSDAAKEPFIMYPADKVPGLSALAMLRCQFSGFVPHVAQEAMQVQTIMSLVASGLGVGLVASVARLMMPKGIKCLPLTDNPPGFHVGIALALLPGGGNRTVEKFTEHALRFSSVPREDRTNPDRPV from the coding sequence ATGAATCTCCGCCAGCTCCGCCAATTCGTCACGCTTGCCGAGACCGGCAATTTCCACCGCGCGGCCGAACAGTTGCACATGGCGCAGCCGCCGCTGTCGGTGTCGATCCGCAAGCTGGAGGAGGAACTGGGCAGCCCGTTGTTCGAGCGCACCTCGTCCGGTGTGCTGCTCACGGCCGCTGGCGAGGCCATGCTGTGCGACGCGCGCACCACGCTGCTGCACGCCGAGCGCTGCCGCCACGCGGTGCAGGACACGCGCTCGGGCGACGGCGGGCTGGTGCGCCTTGGCATCATCGGCTCGGCCACCTATGCGCTGCTGCCGGAGCTGATTCCGTCACTGCGCGCACGCTATCCCAAGATCGAGCTGGAGCTGAGCGAGGCCACCTCGTCCGAGATTCTGGAAGGACTGGTCACGCGCCGCTTCGACGCGGGCCTGCTGCGCTACCCGGTTCTGAATCCGAGCGGCTTCGAGATCCTGCCGCTGGATCGTGACGACTTCGTGCTGGCCGTCTCGGAGAAAAGCCCGCTGGCCGAGCGCGATGCGATCGCGCTGTCGGACGCGGCCAAGGAGCCGTTCATCATGTACCCGGCCGACAAGGTGCCGGGCCTGTCGGCGTTGGCGATGCTGCGCTGCCAGTTCTCCGGCTTTGTGCCGCATGTGGCGCAGGAGGCCATGCAGGTGCAGACCATCATGAGCTTGGTCGCCTCGGGTCTGGGCGTGGGGCTGGTCGCCAGTGTGGCGCGGCTGATGATGCCCAAGGGCATCAAGTGCCTGCCACTCACCGACAACCCACCCGGCTTTCACGTGGGCATTGCGCTCGCGCTGCTGCCGGGCGGTGGCAATCGCACGGTGGAGAAGTTCACCGAGCACGCGCTGCGCTTTTCCAGCGTGCCGCGCGAAGACCGGACGAATCCGGATCGCCCGGTCTGA
- a CDS encoding DUF4148 domain-containing protein produces the protein MKNVIRSAAVVALMSLGAVAAQAQVQSAEAGFAPEIASAQSTLSRQQVSNDFVQARQAGKLQLAGGNTFKPVNDIKSPSQVSRADVKAQAIAANQHGHLLSQEGSVQ, from the coding sequence ATGAAGAACGTCATCCGCTCCGCCGCCGTAGTCGCCCTGATGAGCCTGGGTGCAGTCGCCGCCCAAGCACAGGTGCAAAGCGCAGAAGCCGGTTTCGCCCCTGAAATCGCCAGCGCACAAAGCACCCTGTCGCGCCAACAAGTCAGCAACGACTTCGTGCAAGCCCGTCAGGCGGGCAAGCTGCAACTGGCCGGTGGCAACACCTTCAAGCCAGTCAACGACATCAAGTCCCCATCGCAAGTGAGTCGCGCTGACGTGAAGGCTCAGGCCATCGCCGCCAACCAGCACGGCCACCTGCTGTCGCAAGAAGGCTCGGTGCAATAA
- a CDS encoding histidine phosphatase family protein, with product MSNRILSVLTLSAALFLPNAHAAEEGVLDIYIVRHGQTHWNLEKKLQGSTDNALNETGTKQAKDLGDKLAGVKFDQIYSSGLKRAKDTAAAFAGSTKVTPLPELNERSFGKFEGIYEDDRSAVEFAEFGKRVTVLDDSLDGGESLQSQANRVKTAVATIRQQHKQGNIAIVAHGGVNPLVLSALLDIPVAEAVSRIKQGNDEVYLVRVREGQAPSVWKQVVRGTLEQL from the coding sequence ATGTCCAACCGAATCCTGAGCGTTCTCACCCTCAGCGCCGCGCTCTTCCTGCCCAACGCCCACGCAGCCGAAGAAGGCGTGCTCGACATCTACATCGTGCGCCACGGCCAGACCCACTGGAATCTGGAAAAGAAACTGCAAGGCTCCACCGACAACGCGCTCAACGAAACCGGCACCAAGCAGGCCAAGGACCTCGGCGACAAGCTCGCCGGCGTGAAGTTCGACCAGATCTACAGCAGCGGCCTGAAGCGCGCCAAGGACACCGCCGCCGCCTTCGCTGGCAGCACCAAGGTCACGCCGTTGCCCGAACTCAACGAGCGCTCGTTCGGCAAGTTCGAAGGCATCTACGAAGACGACCGCAGCGCCGTCGAATTTGCCGAATTCGGCAAGCGCGTCACCGTGCTCGACGACAGCCTCGACGGCGGCGAATCGCTGCAATCCCAGGCCAACCGCGTCAAGACCGCCGTCGCCACCATCCGCCAGCAACACAAGCAAGGCAACATCGCCATCGTCGCCCACGGCGGCGTGAACCCGCTGGTGCTCTCGGCCTTGCTCGACATCCCCGTCGCCGAAGCCGTCTCGCGCATCAAGCAAGGCAACGACGAGGTCTACCTGGTGCGCGTGCGCGAAGGCCAGGCCCCCAGCGTATGGAAGCAGGTGGTGCGCGGAACGCTGGAGCAGCTCTGA
- a CDS encoding tripartite tricarboxylate transporter substrate binding protein, translating to MPLKTRRSALRTLAAANLLALSAVGAPFAHADSFPSKTIKFVVPFGPGSGTDTSARYFAKKLQDLTGQAVVVENKPGANGFMAVKQVLSAPADGYTVFIGSNSTLAVNAALFKQLPYDPVADFSPLTMMMRSPAMLAVAPSAPYQDLKGLLAYAKANPGKVNFGAGSAGYQLMGELLNDVAKVQTVHVPFKGAGETTTAVASGTVDFTFAEVTAVQELAKGGRVKVFAVASDKRVGTSPDVPTFTEAGLPGFEAYTWVGAMVSAKTPAAETAKLAELLTQISRMDETRAFYERIGAIPMTGGPQQMREFQKNEIALWKRIVVQAKVPLQ from the coding sequence ATGCCATTGAAGACCCGCAGGTCCGCCCTGCGCACGCTCGCCGCTGCCAATTTGCTGGCGCTTTCCGCCGTGGGTGCGCCCTTCGCGCACGCCGACAGTTTTCCCTCCAAGACGATCAAGTTCGTCGTGCCGTTTGGCCCCGGCAGCGGCACGGACACTTCGGCGCGCTACTTCGCCAAGAAGCTGCAGGACCTGACCGGCCAGGCCGTGGTTGTGGAAAACAAGCCCGGCGCGAACGGCTTCATGGCCGTCAAGCAGGTGCTGTCCGCCCCGGCCGATGGCTACACGGTGTTCATCGGCAGCAACTCCACGCTCGCGGTGAATGCGGCGCTGTTCAAGCAACTGCCGTATGACCCAGTCGCCGACTTCTCGCCGCTGACCATGATGATGCGCTCGCCCGCCATGCTGGCCGTGGCCCCGAGCGCTCCATATCAGGATTTGAAGGGCTTGCTCGCCTATGCCAAGGCCAACCCCGGCAAGGTGAATTTCGGTGCGGGCTCGGCCGGTTACCAGCTCATGGGCGAGCTGCTCAACGACGTCGCCAAGGTGCAGACCGTGCACGTTCCCTTCAAGGGCGCGGGCGAGACCACCACCGCCGTCGCCAGCGGCACGGTGGATTTCACATTCGCCGAAGTCACCGCCGTGCAGGAGCTCGCCAAGGGCGGCCGCGTGAAGGTGTTTGCCGTGGCATCCGACAAGCGCGTGGGCACCTCGCCCGATGTGCCGACATTCACCGAGGCCGGTCTGCCCGGCTTCGAGGCCTACACCTGGGTGGGCGCGATGGTGAGCGCCAAGACGCCCGCAGCGGAAACCGCCAAGCTGGCCGAGCTGCTCACGCAGATCTCCAGGATGGACGAAACCCGCGCTTTCTACGAGCGCATCGGCGCGATCCCGATGACCGGCGGCCCGCAGCAGATGCGTGAGTTCCAGAAGAACGAGATCGCGCTGTGGAAGCGCATCGTGGTGCAGGCCAAGGTTCCGCTGCAATGA
- the ubiM gene encoding 5-demethoxyubiquinol-8 5-hydroxylase UbiM: MTSTDLLCAPATQATATDCDVLIVGGGPAGLSLSIALSQAGFSSIVLEQQSASTLAAPPEDGREIALTHPSVELLKTMGSWAELATHEIGRIREAHVHDGPVRGTASMSLDALGSGEEHLGWIVPNHALRRSAWAVASQSPRVQMLDNAKVLGVSTSKHCATVEYQRADQPKATLRAPLVVAADSRFSATRRQLGVGAQMTDFGRTVIVCRMRHERPHDDIAHECFGYERTLAVLPLQDDPLTGAHLCSAVVTADSAEALELMSLSPEAFTAKVQSQFDGRLGAMQLVGERHAYPLVAVYAHRFAGHRFALLGDAAVGMHPVTAHGYNLGLASVRELSEALQRARKLKQDIGHPAHLQRFAQTHHRHAWPIFQGTNTVVRLFTNAKPLPRLLRQLVLKGANVLPPVKAAIVQQLTGRGLFAIGAGGLTSHGNTARTHLTNR; the protein is encoded by the coding sequence ATGACCTCGACCGACCTGCTCTGCGCCCCCGCCACCCAAGCCACCGCAACCGACTGCGACGTGCTGATCGTGGGCGGCGGGCCGGCGGGGCTGTCGCTGTCGATTGCGCTGTCGCAGGCCGGCTTTTCCAGCATCGTGCTGGAGCAGCAAAGTGCCAGCACGCTGGCCGCGCCACCCGAAGACGGACGCGAGATCGCCCTCACCCATCCAAGCGTGGAACTGCTCAAGACGATGGGATCATGGGCCGAACTCGCCACCCACGAAATCGGCCGCATCCGCGAGGCCCATGTGCACGACGGCCCGGTGCGCGGCACAGCGAGCATGAGCCTCGATGCGCTGGGCAGCGGCGAGGAACACCTCGGCTGGATCGTGCCCAACCACGCGCTGCGCCGCTCGGCCTGGGCCGTCGCCTCGCAAAGCCCGCGCGTGCAGATGCTCGACAACGCCAAGGTGCTGGGCGTGAGCACATCGAAGCACTGCGCCACGGTCGAATACCAGCGCGCCGATCAGCCCAAGGCCACGCTGCGCGCACCGTTGGTGGTGGCTGCCGACAGCCGCTTTTCCGCCACGCGCCGCCAGCTTGGCGTGGGCGCGCAGATGACCGACTTTGGCCGCACCGTCATCGTCTGCCGCATGCGGCACGAGCGGCCACACGACGACATCGCCCACGAATGCTTTGGCTACGAGCGCACGCTGGCTGTGCTGCCGCTGCAGGACGATCCGCTCACCGGCGCGCACCTGTGCTCCGCCGTGGTGACCGCCGACAGCGCCGAGGCGCTGGAGCTCATGAGCCTGTCGCCTGAAGCCTTCACCGCCAAGGTGCAATCGCAGTTCGATGGCCGTCTGGGTGCCATGCAACTGGTGGGCGAGCGCCATGCCTATCCGCTCGTCGCCGTGTACGCGCACCGCTTTGCCGGACACCGTTTTGCGCTGCTCGGCGACGCCGCCGTCGGCATGCATCCCGTCACCGCGCATGGCTACAACCTCGGTCTTGCCAGCGTGCGCGAGCTGAGCGAAGCGCTGCAACGCGCCCGCAAGTTGAAACAGGACATCGGCCACCCCGCTCACCTGCAGCGTTTTGCCCAGACCCACCACCGCCACGCCTGGCCGATCTTTCAGGGCACGAACACCGTCGTGCGCCTGTTCACCAATGCCAAGCCGTTGCCGCGCCTGTTGCGCCAACTGGTGCTCAAAGGTGCGAATGTGCTGCCGCCGGTGAAGGCCGCCATCGTCCAGCAACTCACCGGGCGCGGTCTGTTCGCCATCGGCGCGGGCGGGTTGACGAGCCACGGCAACACCGCGCGCACCCACCTCACCAACCGCTGA
- the pssA gene encoding CDP-diacylglycerol--serine O-phosphatidyltransferase: MTDRPKRFSMIREFHLADWFTLGNAVSGVGALFSAMSFLETGDVRHIYFAAALVFAALVFDVLDGRIARWRQKSSAMGRELDSLADVISFGVAPAIIAYACGMQGLYDRILLAFFVACGVSRLARYNVTAEVMSEGTGKVKFFEGTPIPTSFVLVLLMGIAASMGAVREHLWFGKVIIAGFTLHPLVLIFALSGSLMISRIKIPKL; the protein is encoded by the coding sequence ATGACCGATCGTCCAAAACGTTTCTCGATGATCCGCGAGTTTCACCTCGCGGACTGGTTCACGCTGGGAAATGCCGTCAGTGGGGTGGGAGCCCTGTTTTCGGCAATGTCTTTTCTGGAAACCGGCGATGTGCGGCATATCTATTTCGCCGCCGCGCTGGTTTTTGCCGCTCTGGTGTTCGACGTGCTCGATGGCCGCATCGCACGCTGGCGTCAGAAATCGTCCGCGATGGGGCGCGAGCTGGATTCGCTGGCCGACGTGATCTCGTTCGGCGTGGCGCCCGCCATCATCGCTTATGCCTGCGGCATGCAGGGGCTGTACGACCGCATCCTGCTGGCCTTCTTCGTGGCCTGCGGCGTCTCGCGTCTGGCGCGCTACAACGTGACCGCCGAAGTCATGTCCGAAGGCACGGGCAAGGTCAAGTTCTTTGAAGGCACTCCCATCCCGACTTCGTTCGTGCTGGTGCTGCTGATGGGGATTGCCGCCTCGATGGGCGCGGTGCGCGAGCATCTGTGGTTCGGCAAGGTGATCATTGCCGGGTTCACGCTGCATCCGCTGGTGTTGATCTTTGCGCTGTCCGGCTCCCTGATGATCAGCCGCATCAAGATTCCCAAGCTCTGA